From Argopecten irradians isolate NY chromosome 2, Ai_NY, whole genome shotgun sequence, the proteins below share one genomic window:
- the LOC138316173 gene encoding TAR DNA-binding protein 43-like isoform X2, translated as MSDAIVTVSDATDEIDEFCFDIKMDDASSLSGYISVSENETDEAVEIPSEDDGTLLLSTLAAQFPGACGLKFRNPATGNFRGVRLIDGKLHPPDSAWGNDTYIVVFPRQNSSQSEIQETENQIHHIQSLGDTPGVPITYDLYTPGLSHSKTGGNRTDSTDNKRKGDDMENPVIKTKRMETRNVCSDLIVLGLPWKATEEDVKAYFTDNVGEVVLAQVKRDAKGNSKGFGFIRFSSYKDQLKCLQQRHMIMGRWCDVNIPNSNETAQRALNSKIFVARCSEKITVDDLRTYFSKFGEVTDVFIPRPFRSFAFVTFQDALVAQSLCGEDHIICGCSVHLSSAAPKTNSKMGGDRQGGFRGNDFGRGQMNMGGMGMGMGMPQGGGGGQGWGQRGNRPQGNPGGGDGNEMGMNFLNMMAAAQAVLSGQGGWGPLGMGGQNNSGNAEPSMGQPFNNTQRPDSGSNQRPFSGWGAGSGSGGSGGSQFDGGNGGGGGSASGGSGGNSGGYSSNWSGQNRWN; from the exons ATGTCCGACGCCATTGTTACTGTATCCGACGCCACTGACGAAATTGACGAGTTTTgctttgatataaaaatggaTGATGCTTCATCATTGAGTGGTTACATCAGCGTATCCGAAAATGAAACTGATGAAGCTGTTGAAATTCCAAGCGAGGATGACGGAACATTGCTTCTATCAACACTTGCAGCTCAATTTCCCGGAGCATGCGGCCTGAAATTTAGGAACCCGGCCACAGGAAATTTCCGTGGAGTTCGTCTGATTGATGGGAAGCTTCACCCTCCCGACTCGGCATGGGGAAACGATACATACATTGTTGTATTTCCAAGACAAAACTCTTCCCAGTCAGAAATCCAAGAGACCGAGAACCAAATTCATCATATTCAAAGTCTGGGCG atactccaggggttccaatcacttacgatctctacacccctggactatctcatagtaaaactggaggcaacagaacagactCAACAG ATAACAAAAGGAAAGGAGATGACATGGAGAATcctgtaataaaaacaaaaagaatgGAAACGAGAAATGTGTGTAGTGATCTGATTGTCCTGGGACTTCCATGGAAGGCAACAGAGGAGGATGTTAAGGCATACTTTACCGACAATGTGGGGGAAGTTGTGCTAgctcag GTTAAGCGTGATGCCAAAGGAAATTCCAAAGGGTTTGGATTCATTCGCTTCAGTAGCTACAAAGACCAGCTCAAGTGTTTACAGCAGCGCCACATGATAATGGGCCGATGGTGTGACGTCAACATCCCTAACTCCAAC gAAACCGCTCAAAGGGCTTTGAATAGTAAAATATTTGTTGCACGCTGCTCAGAAAAGATCACAGTTGACGACTTGAGGACATATTTCTCCAAGTTTGGTGAAGTGACGGATGTCTTTATCCCACGTCCCTTCCGATCCTTTGCCTTTGTGACTTTCCAGGATGCACTTGTGGCGCAAAGTCTGTGTGGTGAGGACCACATCATCTGTGGGTGTAGTGTCCACTTGAGCAGTGCTGCACCAAAGACCAACAGCAAAATGGGTGGGGATCGACAGGGAGGCTTCCGTGGCAACGACTTTGGCCGGGGTCAAATGAATATGGGAGGTATGGGAATGGGGATGGGTATGCCCCAGGGTGGGGGAGGAGGGCAGGGATGGGGCCAGAGAGGCAACCGACCACAAGGAAATCCTGGAGGTGGAGATGGAAATGAAATGGGCATGAATTTCCTGAACATGATGGCAGCTGCTCAGGCAGTGTTGAGTGGACAAGGGGGCTGGGGCCCGCTGGGAATGGGAGGTCAGAATAACAGTGGAAATGCAGAACCATCGATGGGACAACCCTTCAATAACACACAACGTCCTGACAGTGGGAGTAACCAGAGACCATTCAGTGGCTGGGGGGCTGGGTCAGGGTCAGGAGGATCAGGAGGCTCCCAGTTTGATGGTGGTAacggtggtggtggtgggtcTGCCAGTGGTGGTAGTGGTGGAAACAGTGGGGGGTACAGCAGCAACTGGAGTGGGCAGAACAGGTGGAATTAA
- the LOC138316173 gene encoding TAR DNA-binding protein 43-like isoform X3, whose translation MSDAIVTVSDATDEIDEFCFDIKMDDASSLSGYISVSENETDEAVEIPSEDDGTLLLSTLAAQFPGACGLKFRNPATGNFRGVRLIDGKLHPPDSAWGNDTYIVVFPRQNSSQSEIQETENQIHHIQSLGDNKRKGDDMENPVIKTKRMETRNVCSDLIVLGLPWKATEEDVKAYFTDNVGEVVLAQVKRDAKGNSKGFGFIRFSSYKDQLKCLQQRHMIMGRWCDVNIPNSNVSASETAQRALNSKIFVARCSEKITVDDLRTYFSKFGEVTDVFIPRPFRSFAFVTFQDALVAQSLCGEDHIICGCSVHLSSAAPKTNSKMGGDRQGGFRGNDFGRGQMNMGGMGMGMGMPQGGGGGQGWGQRGNRPQGNPGGGDGNEMGMNFLNMMAAAQAVLSGQGGWGPLGMGGQNNSGNAEPSMGQPFNNTQRPDSGSNQRPFSGWGAGSGSGGSGGSQFDGGNGGGGGSASGGSGGNSGGYSSNWSGQNRWN comes from the exons ATGTCCGACGCCATTGTTACTGTATCCGACGCCACTGACGAAATTGACGAGTTTTgctttgatataaaaatggaTGATGCTTCATCATTGAGTGGTTACATCAGCGTATCCGAAAATGAAACTGATGAAGCTGTTGAAATTCCAAGCGAGGATGACGGAACATTGCTTCTATCAACACTTGCAGCTCAATTTCCCGGAGCATGCGGCCTGAAATTTAGGAACCCGGCCACAGGAAATTTCCGTGGAGTTCGTCTGATTGATGGGAAGCTTCACCCTCCCGACTCGGCATGGGGAAACGATACATACATTGTTGTATTTCCAAGACAAAACTCTTCCCAGTCAGAAATCCAAGAGACCGAGAACCAAATTCATCATATTCAAAGTCTGGGCG ATAACAAAAGGAAAGGAGATGACATGGAGAATcctgtaataaaaacaaaaagaatgGAAACGAGAAATGTGTGTAGTGATCTGATTGTCCTGGGACTTCCATGGAAGGCAACAGAGGAGGATGTTAAGGCATACTTTACCGACAATGTGGGGGAAGTTGTGCTAgctcag GTTAAGCGTGATGCCAAAGGAAATTCCAAAGGGTTTGGATTCATTCGCTTCAGTAGCTACAAAGACCAGCTCAAGTGTTTACAGCAGCGCCACATGATAATGGGCCGATGGTGTGACGTCAACATCCCTAACTCCAACGTCAGTGCTAGT gAAACCGCTCAAAGGGCTTTGAATAGTAAAATATTTGTTGCACGCTGCTCAGAAAAGATCACAGTTGACGACTTGAGGACATATTTCTCCAAGTTTGGTGAAGTGACGGATGTCTTTATCCCACGTCCCTTCCGATCCTTTGCCTTTGTGACTTTCCAGGATGCACTTGTGGCGCAAAGTCTGTGTGGTGAGGACCACATCATCTGTGGGTGTAGTGTCCACTTGAGCAGTGCTGCACCAAAGACCAACAGCAAAATGGGTGGGGATCGACAGGGAGGCTTCCGTGGCAACGACTTTGGCCGGGGTCAAATGAATATGGGAGGTATGGGAATGGGGATGGGTATGCCCCAGGGTGGGGGAGGAGGGCAGGGATGGGGCCAGAGAGGCAACCGACCACAAGGAAATCCTGGAGGTGGAGATGGAAATGAAATGGGCATGAATTTCCTGAACATGATGGCAGCTGCTCAGGCAGTGTTGAGTGGACAAGGGGGCTGGGGCCCGCTGGGAATGGGAGGTCAGAATAACAGTGGAAATGCAGAACCATCGATGGGACAACCCTTCAATAACACACAACGTCCTGACAGTGGGAGTAACCAGAGACCATTCAGTGGCTGGGGGGCTGGGTCAGGGTCAGGAGGATCAGGAGGCTCCCAGTTTGATGGTGGTAacggtggtggtggtgggtcTGCCAGTGGTGGTAGTGGTGGAAACAGTGGGGGGTACAGCAGCAACTGGAGTGGGCAGAACAGGTGGAATTAA
- the LOC138316171 gene encoding coactosin-like protein — MDKNAAYEAYEDVRSDSSETNWAVLKYDGNKIVLDSTGEDYTEFVDKFSDDDRGFGFLRIETGDELSKRKKFALVTFIGQGVGPLKKAKVSTDKAQVKDVFKSFAVEVLANEKSDLKVDKIKAEVVKAGGANYGTGC; from the exons atggaTAAAAATGCCGCATATGAGGCGTACGAGGATGTACGAAGTGACAGTAGTGAAACAAATTG GGCTGTCCTAAAGTATGACGGCAATAAAATAGTTCTAGATTCAACCGGAGAAGATTATACTGAATTTGTAGACAAATTCTCAG ATGACGATAGGGGGTTTGGTTTCCTAAGGATTGAGACAGGAGATGAACTGAGCAAACGGAAGAAGTTTGCGTTAGTAACTTTTATAGGACAAGGAGTGGGGCCTCTCAAGAAGGCAAAGGTCAGCACAGACAAGGCTCAAGTGAAAGATGTATTCAAG AGTTTTGCTGTAGAAGTGCTAGCCAACGAAAAATCAGATCTGAAAGTTGACAAGATAAAAGCGGAAGTTGTGAAAGCAGGAGGCGCCAATTATGGGACCGGTTGCTGA
- the LOC138316173 gene encoding TAR DNA-binding protein 43-like isoform X1, with translation MSDAIVTVSDATDEIDEFCFDIKMDDASSLSGYISVSENETDEAVEIPSEDDGTLLLSTLAAQFPGACGLKFRNPATGNFRGVRLIDGKLHPPDSAWGNDTYIVVFPRQNSSQSEIQETENQIHHIQSLGDTPGVPITYDLYTPGLSHSKTGGNRTDSTDNKRKGDDMENPVIKTKRMETRNVCSDLIVLGLPWKATEEDVKAYFTDNVGEVVLAQVKRDAKGNSKGFGFIRFSSYKDQLKCLQQRHMIMGRWCDVNIPNSNVSASETAQRALNSKIFVARCSEKITVDDLRTYFSKFGEVTDVFIPRPFRSFAFVTFQDALVAQSLCGEDHIICGCSVHLSSAAPKTNSKMGGDRQGGFRGNDFGRGQMNMGGMGMGMGMPQGGGGGQGWGQRGNRPQGNPGGGDGNEMGMNFLNMMAAAQAVLSGQGGWGPLGMGGQNNSGNAEPSMGQPFNNTQRPDSGSNQRPFSGWGAGSGSGGSGGSQFDGGNGGGGGSASGGSGGNSGGYSSNWSGQNRWN, from the exons ATGTCCGACGCCATTGTTACTGTATCCGACGCCACTGACGAAATTGACGAGTTTTgctttgatataaaaatggaTGATGCTTCATCATTGAGTGGTTACATCAGCGTATCCGAAAATGAAACTGATGAAGCTGTTGAAATTCCAAGCGAGGATGACGGAACATTGCTTCTATCAACACTTGCAGCTCAATTTCCCGGAGCATGCGGCCTGAAATTTAGGAACCCGGCCACAGGAAATTTCCGTGGAGTTCGTCTGATTGATGGGAAGCTTCACCCTCCCGACTCGGCATGGGGAAACGATACATACATTGTTGTATTTCCAAGACAAAACTCTTCCCAGTCAGAAATCCAAGAGACCGAGAACCAAATTCATCATATTCAAAGTCTGGGCG atactccaggggttccaatcacttacgatctctacacccctggactatctcatagtaaaactggaggcaacagaacagactCAACAG ATAACAAAAGGAAAGGAGATGACATGGAGAATcctgtaataaaaacaaaaagaatgGAAACGAGAAATGTGTGTAGTGATCTGATTGTCCTGGGACTTCCATGGAAGGCAACAGAGGAGGATGTTAAGGCATACTTTACCGACAATGTGGGGGAAGTTGTGCTAgctcag GTTAAGCGTGATGCCAAAGGAAATTCCAAAGGGTTTGGATTCATTCGCTTCAGTAGCTACAAAGACCAGCTCAAGTGTTTACAGCAGCGCCACATGATAATGGGCCGATGGTGTGACGTCAACATCCCTAACTCCAACGTCAGTGCTAGT gAAACCGCTCAAAGGGCTTTGAATAGTAAAATATTTGTTGCACGCTGCTCAGAAAAGATCACAGTTGACGACTTGAGGACATATTTCTCCAAGTTTGGTGAAGTGACGGATGTCTTTATCCCACGTCCCTTCCGATCCTTTGCCTTTGTGACTTTCCAGGATGCACTTGTGGCGCAAAGTCTGTGTGGTGAGGACCACATCATCTGTGGGTGTAGTGTCCACTTGAGCAGTGCTGCACCAAAGACCAACAGCAAAATGGGTGGGGATCGACAGGGAGGCTTCCGTGGCAACGACTTTGGCCGGGGTCAAATGAATATGGGAGGTATGGGAATGGGGATGGGTATGCCCCAGGGTGGGGGAGGAGGGCAGGGATGGGGCCAGAGAGGCAACCGACCACAAGGAAATCCTGGAGGTGGAGATGGAAATGAAATGGGCATGAATTTCCTGAACATGATGGCAGCTGCTCAGGCAGTGTTGAGTGGACAAGGGGGCTGGGGCCCGCTGGGAATGGGAGGTCAGAATAACAGTGGAAATGCAGAACCATCGATGGGACAACCCTTCAATAACACACAACGTCCTGACAGTGGGAGTAACCAGAGACCATTCAGTGGCTGGGGGGCTGGGTCAGGGTCAGGAGGATCAGGAGGCTCCCAGTTTGATGGTGGTAacggtggtggtggtgggtcTGCCAGTGGTGGTAGTGGTGGAAACAGTGGGGGGTACAGCAGCAACTGGAGTGGGCAGAACAGGTGGAATTAA
- the LOC138316173 gene encoding TAR DNA-binding protein 43-like isoform X4, with the protein MSDAIVTVSDATDEIDEFCFDIKMDDASSLSGYISVSENETDEAVEIPSEDDGTLLLSTLAAQFPGACGLKFRNPATGNFRGVRLIDGKLHPPDSAWGNDTYIVVFPRQNSSQSEIQETENQIHHIQSLGDNKRKGDDMENPVIKTKRMETRNVCSDLIVLGLPWKATEEDVKAYFTDNVGEVVLAQVKRDAKGNSKGFGFIRFSSYKDQLKCLQQRHMIMGRWCDVNIPNSNETAQRALNSKIFVARCSEKITVDDLRTYFSKFGEVTDVFIPRPFRSFAFVTFQDALVAQSLCGEDHIICGCSVHLSSAAPKTNSKMGGDRQGGFRGNDFGRGQMNMGGMGMGMGMPQGGGGGQGWGQRGNRPQGNPGGGDGNEMGMNFLNMMAAAQAVLSGQGGWGPLGMGGQNNSGNAEPSMGQPFNNTQRPDSGSNQRPFSGWGAGSGSGGSGGSQFDGGNGGGGGSASGGSGGNSGGYSSNWSGQNRWN; encoded by the exons ATGTCCGACGCCATTGTTACTGTATCCGACGCCACTGACGAAATTGACGAGTTTTgctttgatataaaaatggaTGATGCTTCATCATTGAGTGGTTACATCAGCGTATCCGAAAATGAAACTGATGAAGCTGTTGAAATTCCAAGCGAGGATGACGGAACATTGCTTCTATCAACACTTGCAGCTCAATTTCCCGGAGCATGCGGCCTGAAATTTAGGAACCCGGCCACAGGAAATTTCCGTGGAGTTCGTCTGATTGATGGGAAGCTTCACCCTCCCGACTCGGCATGGGGAAACGATACATACATTGTTGTATTTCCAAGACAAAACTCTTCCCAGTCAGAAATCCAAGAGACCGAGAACCAAATTCATCATATTCAAAGTCTGGGCG ATAACAAAAGGAAAGGAGATGACATGGAGAATcctgtaataaaaacaaaaagaatgGAAACGAGAAATGTGTGTAGTGATCTGATTGTCCTGGGACTTCCATGGAAGGCAACAGAGGAGGATGTTAAGGCATACTTTACCGACAATGTGGGGGAAGTTGTGCTAgctcag GTTAAGCGTGATGCCAAAGGAAATTCCAAAGGGTTTGGATTCATTCGCTTCAGTAGCTACAAAGACCAGCTCAAGTGTTTACAGCAGCGCCACATGATAATGGGCCGATGGTGTGACGTCAACATCCCTAACTCCAAC gAAACCGCTCAAAGGGCTTTGAATAGTAAAATATTTGTTGCACGCTGCTCAGAAAAGATCACAGTTGACGACTTGAGGACATATTTCTCCAAGTTTGGTGAAGTGACGGATGTCTTTATCCCACGTCCCTTCCGATCCTTTGCCTTTGTGACTTTCCAGGATGCACTTGTGGCGCAAAGTCTGTGTGGTGAGGACCACATCATCTGTGGGTGTAGTGTCCACTTGAGCAGTGCTGCACCAAAGACCAACAGCAAAATGGGTGGGGATCGACAGGGAGGCTTCCGTGGCAACGACTTTGGCCGGGGTCAAATGAATATGGGAGGTATGGGAATGGGGATGGGTATGCCCCAGGGTGGGGGAGGAGGGCAGGGATGGGGCCAGAGAGGCAACCGACCACAAGGAAATCCTGGAGGTGGAGATGGAAATGAAATGGGCATGAATTTCCTGAACATGATGGCAGCTGCTCAGGCAGTGTTGAGTGGACAAGGGGGCTGGGGCCCGCTGGGAATGGGAGGTCAGAATAACAGTGGAAATGCAGAACCATCGATGGGACAACCCTTCAATAACACACAACGTCCTGACAGTGGGAGTAACCAGAGACCATTCAGTGGCTGGGGGGCTGGGTCAGGGTCAGGAGGATCAGGAGGCTCCCAGTTTGATGGTGGTAacggtggtggtggtgggtcTGCCAGTGGTGGTAGTGGTGGAAACAGTGGGGGGTACAGCAGCAACTGGAGTGGGCAGAACAGGTGGAATTAA